The window GCCAGGTTTACACCATACCAGTATAGCAGGTAAGACATATTTACAAGATATTTGTTTCAGCGGGACCTGTCATCCCATTCTGATTAATctttcactattttttttttagtgataTGATCGATCATTAATAGTTATTGAGACTCCTTCTTCGacctagtttttatttttttgctgacTCTCATTTCTTTCTTCCTAATTTATCAATCGCTTGTAGCAGATAAAAGAAcacaatatactatataataataatatatacaataatgGTATAGTAGCGAATAAGCTAATCGTATACTACGATACTATTGGCCCCTCAAGTAATGAGTTTCAACTGATTTCGAACGAAAATATCATAAAACTCCAGAAGACGAGGTTCAGCGTGGGCACCAGTTAGCTCGAGGACtatcgtcgttatcatattcgtgttcagcgacctcgaaaaccctccgagtaacaaaattaaactcattcctgtcgataattttttaattgcaaatttttcattttatatgcACTTTGAAAATGCATTTTTCTTATGCACGAAATGCAGTTTTCATTTTACCACCGTGAATTTTGTTCACAAAGTTTCACATTGTGGATTTAGTGTTCTCACATATGGTAAAAATACTTGTGTTAAAGATGATCTCAGTaagaaaaactatttaaaaaaatgaaaaattaaaatttattttggtcATCGCCATATCATGATATGTAGTTGGGAGAACTTTTCGCTTCTTACAATCTACATACAAATCTAGtgttttatataaaaacaaaGGTTATTCAAGCATGCAAAAAAATTAAGGGATATACTTAATCAGAAAACACTAACACTGCACTGCACTAGGTAaatgtagaagaaaaaaaaaataaaaataatcacagATATATTTCGTTCTTCATCGGCCTCCTATCGTAAAATATTCAGAATTGTAAATATCTGCTAAAGCAAGATAAAAAGTAACTTACTTTACTACGTTAAGTTTACCAAGTTACTAACTTAAAAGTAACTTAAAAACTTGTGAATGCTGCCAAAGATATTTTTGATGTCCAAAAATGCTTTCGAACATCGTCTGTGTCGGCGAAAAGCCGGTACCGCCTCACTAGCGGACCGCCTTCTGATCCCTTTAAGAGTTCATCCGGGATTGATTTGAAAAATTCGTCTCCTGTGATGCTAATTCACACAACCTTGGATCTCCATCCGCATCGGCTCGCGATCTCTTGATTTCTACCTCGCAGGCGATTGGTTGCTCTTAAAGGCATATACCCACGGCAATTTGAGCTAAGTAAAATGAAcatttaaattttggttattcTCGTTCGAAGAGACACTAAAGTGATTCTCTTAGAAGATGTTGAGATGTTATGGAATGTTTATGACAAAATCTCGTCCGAATATATAAATGTAAGACGCATTAAAACCTTATGCAGAATGGAATTTgaaatacgtgaattaaaactTTATACAGAACGGGACATTTAAAATGCTACAGTGTTGTATATTTGATGTTGAATATTTGCTTACTTTTTCTTCCAATATTTTCTGGTACGGGGTTCTCTATTATCACTCAAATAATCTTCATAGAATTTTTGTTTGCTCCCTAGAATAAAATACTGTTCAATTcgggcattaaaatctcctaaacTAATTGTTGCCAGATTCTCAACGATTTCCTGAAGTTGTTCACAGTTTCACGCTCTGTTTTTGGTTTGAAAAATCTTCACACATTACACTTTGGGTAATGATGTATCTTTGTAGGTCTGAATACCCACGTAACCATGTTATTCTTTTCTTCTATCCGTTTTAATCCTAATCCGTTATTTTTGCGCCTTAAATCTAATTTTTATAGAAATACTACACAACGATAAAAAGTTTTtgattttaaagttatattataCGAAGTTTAGAGTTGGAAAACTTGCAAACTTGCTAAATTGTACTTACAAGTAGAGCAAAGTTTCCGTGAGTATTAGGCCTTCGTTTCAAAGTAAATACAACTTTTTGATTACTTCAATGAAGATTCAATTTGGATTTACATGGTTTAATAATTGGTGACGTAAATATAAGAAAATAGCTGTTACGTTAGTAAAATATAACGGCAAGTTCAAAGTTAACGATAATGGTGCCAGAGGTTGACAGAAGTTTCATCGGACGAGTATAAACTTATGAAAAAAGGATTTATAAAGAATTAGAATCTTTTCAATTCTTGCTCTACCATTTCAACCACCTCGGTGATGACAGGTAGCGTTATTATATATTCGAAAGGAGAATTAACTCTTACAGGGTGATCTTCTTAGGGAATTCTAAGTAAATCTTTGAAATAATTGTCAGGTTTTCAGGTCTAGTTTGAACTGATCCTCCTCATGAAGCACCTTCTTTCATAtcaaagtaaaataaatttagtgGATATGTAGTTCTTTGTGTTACTATACTTAGTTAGCATACATATGATTTGGTTCTAATTTTGTTGGTTGTTTTTTTCAGGTTTCAAACTCAAACCGACTATTGGCAATACTACCAGCCACCCCAGCAGCAAACGATACGGTGCGAAGAGAACGGCAAGAGCTACCTCGAGTTGGGTGCTTCTCCTCCGGCTAGAACGCGTTGTTGTGACGGTAGGACGAGATGGTGTCACGTACCATGTTACCGACAGAGACGTTTAGCCGTTTTAAATCTTTCGATGTGCAAACTAGCCAGGTATAGACAATGTTCGGATCCGTCTTTGCGTAGATCTGTGCTGATATGTAACACCTTACGGAGGCTAGAACGAGAAATGGAGTCTGAACCGCCGGAACCAAGTTATCCGTCGTTACCAGCCCTATCGCCGATCACGGTACCGGACACCAACTACGAACAAAGCCTGAGGGACATGAACTGTTCGGGAAGAGCAACTCCCTTTCCTTCCAACCCTCCAGACACGGACTCTGGTTTAGGCGACGACGAGACGACCAGGCCAATCAACTGGGGCTCCGTTCTAAGCCTAACAAGCCAAACGGACTTGGAATCGCTCAATAACAATGAACTATACGCCGAGCTTGgtcttagtagtagtagtaatagtGAAAACTCTGAATGGAAAGAAAATGTACGGACTGAGAACGAATGGGATGGCTTCATGCATGTCTTAGTGGGGGGCACGTAGCATTAAACTGCTACTTAGTATTATAGGTCAGATGTAACAAGGcttaagaaatgaaaaatatctttttgacACTTTTTAACAGGGTTGCCTTCCAAAAtgtacaacaaaaaaataaattaagtatttAAAGCACAAAAGTTAACTATTAGGGGTCGTAGTTCAACCTACAagcaaaatttatatatatatatatatatatatatatatatatatatatatatatatatatatatatatatatatatattattatttaaccgaattttaaaatttgttacaaaaacaaaaattgacTGAGTGTTCTTCTTGACTTTCAAAGGTTTTATTAGGAAGATATCCTCCGGAGCCCTTCCATAACCAACCTTTTCTTAACCAACAAAAGGCTTTATTTATTTACCATGTTGAAACTTTTGATGCACCTTCTACACATTCTACACGTTTGACTCATTCATCTTCTTACTGTGCCGTCTTCTAATGAAGGTttgcgatcacttctttaaacgcttccctatcttttacaacgtgaaatatctgttcaacactgagattagtccaatctctgatattcctcagccaaaatttcttctttcttccctctactcttcctgcatgacgtgtagaagagagtatttattatttatcgtttctaagtatgtggcccagatacgatgttttcCTTTGACTCATAGTCGACGCTTTTTGATGTATATTCAACGCTTCTTTATACTTTTTTCAAATACATTTGAAACTTTTGATGCACTTTACACATTCTAGGCGTTTGATGCACATTTTGACGCTTTGTGACGCGTATTCGACACTTTTTGATGCTTAGTCGACGCATTTTGAAACTCTTAATGCCGCTTCTTCTACACGTTCTATGCGTTTGACGCATATTTGAAGCATATTTGACGTTTTGACGCATATTTGAAGCTTTTTGATGTATATTCGACGCTTTTTGACGCATATTCGACCCTTTTGACGCATATTAGACTTTTTTAATACACTTTAAGTGTATATGCGCTGATAATGCCTTAAAAACATTGATTATGCGCGAAAAGCATAG is drawn from Diabrotica undecimpunctata isolate CICGRU chromosome 5, icDiaUnde3, whole genome shotgun sequence and contains these coding sequences:
- the tara gene encoding uncharacterized protein tara, giving the protein MMGLQTTTGVATGGGGTGCKRKLEAATAPLDSSTPPAKTGRWEADDCIARLQAVAVPTADAWRTPTPSLAASLLTTTVASAGPEAVTTTLDDDFDDEEFDDELSDDEKGGSGSTIPEPARFTPYQYSRFQTQTDYWQYYQPPQQQTIRCEENGKSYLELGASPPARTRCCDGRTRWCHVPCYRQRRLAVLNLSMCKLARYRQCSDPSLRRSVLICNTLRRLEREMESEPPEPSYPSLPALSPITVPDTNYEQSLRDMNCSGRATPFPSNPPDTDSGLGDDETTRPINWGSVLSLTSQTDLESLNNNELYAELGLSSSSNSENSEWKENVRTENEWDGFMHVLVGGT